In the genome of Cercospora beticola chromosome 2, complete sequence, one region contains:
- a CDS encoding uncharacterized protein (BUSCO:EOG0926235L), with product MMFKSVYDVSKPSHPGYAKLEPLLEPGWIPGRKVDNSDAQYAGFRENIPYMAIVLMLHPLLRRAYEAVKPGAKTGGKDGNATQKADQHLQDRVTFDLFFAMIFIIALHGISATKVLLILYLNYQIGTALPRQYVAATTWVFNIGVLFANELCQGYKFADIAAVTLPPTTTGASKPSGDNWGTWLDSYGGLIPRWEILFNITVLRLIAFNFDHLWMLDRRASSPVEKKGLDPANLSERERTSLGAKPSDFTFRNYLAYVLYSPLYLAGPIVNFNDYISQSRYPMATTSRSRIVPYAIRFILCLLCMELVLHYLYAVAISKSNPDWNIYSPFQLSMLGYFNLHVIWLKLLLPWRFFRLWSLVDGIDPPENMVRCMSDNYSALAFWRGWHRSFNRFVVRYIYVPLGGSGQGKIRGILNFLAVFTFVALWHDINLRLLMWGWLITLFVLPEILATLAFPAKKWKDRPDQYRWLCGVGAVGNILMMMAANLVGFAVGLDGLKGLVDGIIGSWGGRVFLLGAMATLFVGVQVMFEVREAEKRRGVNMKC from the exons ATGATGTTCAAGAGTGTATATGATGTTTCCAAGCCAAGCCATCCGGGCTACGCCAAACTAGAGCCTCTTCTCGAGCCAGGCTGGATCCCAGGACGAAAAGTCGACAATTCTGACGCCCAGTATGCTGGCTTCCGAGAGAATATTCCGTACATGGCAATCGTTTTGATGCTGCACCCCTTGTTACGAAGAGCCTACGAAGCTGTCAAGCCTGGCGCGAAGACTGGCGGCAAAGATGGGAACGCTACGCAGAAAGCAGATCAGCACTTGCAGGACCGTGTCACGTTtgacctcttcttcgccatgatcttcatcatcgcgctGCATGGCATCTCTGCGACAAAAGTCCTGCTAATCCTCTACCTCAATTACCAAATCGGTACAGCACTGCCAAGGCAGTATGTGGCTGCCACGACTTGGGTGTTCAACATCGGCGTTCTGTTTGCAAATGAACTCTGTCAAGGCTACAAGTTTGCTGACATTGCCGCCGTGACACTTCCTCCTACTACCACAGGCGCAAGCAAGCCTTCAGGAGACAATTGGGGAACATGGCTAGACAGCTATGGAGGTCTGATTCCACGCTGGGAGATACTGTTCAACATCACAGTGCTGCGCTTGATCGCTTTCAATTTCGATCACCTATGGATGCTCGACAGGAGAGCTAGTAGTCCAGTTGAG AAGAAAGGTCTCGATCCCGCCAACCTGTCCGAACGAGAACGCACCTCCCTCGGCGCCAAGCCctccgacttcaccttccgcAACTACCTCGCCTACGTTCTCTACTCGCCGCTCTATCTCGCCGGGCCCATTGTGAACTTCAACGACTACATCTCCCAATCCCGCTACCCAATGGCCACCACTTCACGCTCACGCATCGTCCCCTATGCAATTCGCTTCattctctgccttctctgcatGGAACTCGTCCTCCACTACCTGTACGCCGTCGCTATATCTAAGTCTAACCCCGACTGGAACATCTATTCTCCCTTCCAGCTCAGCATGCTCGGCTACTTCAACCTCCACGTCATCTGGCTCAAACTCCTACTCCCTTGGCGCTTCTTCCGCCTCTGGTCGCTAGTAGACGGCATCGATCCACCAGAGAACATGGTCCGCTGTATGTCAGATAACTATTCTGCGCTTGCTTTCTGGAGAGGCTGGCATCGTTCCTTCAATCGCTTCGTCGTACGATATATTTATGTCCCACTCGGAGGCTCTGGGCAAGGCAAGATACGGGGCATCCTCAACTTCCTCGCAGTGTTCACTTTTGTCGCTCTGTGGCACGATATTAATCTTCGACTATTGATGTGGGGCTGGCTCATTACGCTTTTCGTTCTACCGGAGATTCTGGCAACTCTAGCTTTCCCAGCAAAGAAATGGAAGGACCGACCTGACCAGTATAGATGGCTTTGTGGAGTCGGAGCCGTGGGCAATATTCTTATGATGATGGCTGCGAATCTTGTGGGATTTGCTGTCGGCCTTGACGGACTCAAGGGTCTGGTTGATGGCATCATTGGAAGTTGGGGTGGACGTGTCTTCTTGCTCGGGGCAATGGCTACACTCTTCGTCGGCGTGCAAGTCATGTTCGAGGTACGAGAGGCAGAGAAAAGAAGAGGTGTGAACATGAAGTGTTAG
- a CDS encoding uncharacterized protein (BUSCO:EOG09262MOO), which yields MSTLPPTQAPGQQEYAGDEINALVLDPGSHSVRAGFAGEDTPKSVVPTSYAKTASGDKLFGENAIHLPKPEVEILNPYDADGIVEDWETASSLWEYAVTSRLTGQRQTPPSKNGLNDGNTDENGDVNMDEAAEQAEEQEKVLGEYPLLMTEPGWNPLKAREKTMEIAMEQWGVPAFFLAKTGQLAAYSQGKATALVVDVGHQNTSVTALHEGMVLKKSIQRTPLAGNWLNDQIRLMYNQQSVPLVPHYMVKSKLPVDAGAPSNATYVKFDKPPTDSYRKLEEERVLTAFKESVVQAWPGPGRLDQPFGPGGQTNADSVKGLPPKPFEMPDGWNQVFGVERFRVAEGLFDNKAAYTDSEHAAPQQSQTITQTVRTAVESVDVDQRPSLLNNVILTGAGSLIDKLPERLQADLAALFPNPKVRVIANSSSPERKYGAWIGGSVLGSLGTFHQMWVSRQEYEEFGSKIVEKRCK from the exons ATGTCCACGCTCCCTCCCACGCAAGCCCCGGGGCAGCAGGAATATGCAGGCGATGAGATCAATGCGCTTGTGTTAGACCCGGGCAGTCACAGTGTGCGCGCAGGCTTCGCCGGAGAAGACACGCCCAAGTCGGTG GTTCCCACAAGCTATGCAAAGACGGCATCAGGCGATAAGCTATTTGGCGAAAATGCGATACATCTCCCGAAACCCGAAGTCGAGATACTAAATCCCTACGATGCGGACGGAATTGTGGAAGACTGGGAAACAGCGTCGAGTCTGTGGGAGTACGCAGTCACGAGCAGATTAACGGGGCAGCGGCAAACACCACCCTCGAAGAATGGGCTCAACGACGGCAACACGGACGAGAATGGCGACGTGAATATGGatgaggcggcggagcaggcagaggagcaggagaaggTGCTGGGAGAGTATCCGCTACTCATGACAGAACCAGGTTGGAACCCGCTGAAGGCGCGAGAAAAGACGATGGAGATCGCCATGGAGCAGTGGGGCGTGCCGGCTTTCTTTCTCGCAAAGACAGGGCAGCTGGCGGCATACTCACAAGGCAAGGCAACCGCGCTGGTCGTGGACGTTGGGCACCAGAACACGTCAGTCACGGCGCTACACGAGGGCAtggtgctgaagaagagcattCAGCGAACACCACTCGCCGGAAACTGGCTTAACGATCAGATCCGGCTCATGTACAACCAACAGAGTGTGCCTCTTGTGCCGCACTACATGGTCAAGTCGAAGCTGCCCGTCGATGCCGGTGCACCCAGCAATGCTACATACGTCAAATTTGACAAGCCGCCCACAGACAGCTACCgcaagctcgaagaagaacgCGTCCTGACAGCCTTCAAAGAGAGTGTCGTGCAAGCCTGGCCTGGCCCCGGACGCCTCGACCAACCTTTCGGACCCGGTGGCCAAACGAACGCTGACTCAGTGAAAGGCCTCCCACCTAAACCATTCGAGATGCCAGATGGGTGGAACCAAGTCTTCGGCGTAGAGCGCTTCCGCGTCGCTGAAGGACTCTTCGACAATAAAGCCGCCTACACAGACTCCGAACACGCTGCGCCTCAGCAGTCGCAAACGATAACACAAACCGTTCGCACAGCTGTCGAAAGCGTCGATGTCGACCAACGGCCAAGTCTCCTTAACAACGTGATTCTGACCGGTGCTGGCTCTCTCATCGACAAGTTGCCCGAGCGGTTACAGGCTGATCTGGCAGCTCTATTCCCCAACCCGAAGGTGCGTGTAATTGCGAATAGCAGCAGTCCGGAGCGAAAGTATGGTGCATGGATTGGAGGAAGTGTTTTGGGGAGTCTGGGCACGTTCCACCAAATGTGGGTTAGCAGGCAAGAGTATGAGGAGTTTGGGTCGAAGATTGTGGAGAAGAGATGCAAGTGA